Proteins encoded by one window of Cuniculiplasma divulgatum:
- a CDS encoding S53 family peptidase: MSISMERKKLAISFGIVILMIFSSFTVLSANQSASMNSTAHTNFTENERKILCSELGPRTELPYRVSPGKNISGRYYEGEMNVMITFKLRNESRLEGYLTDLSNPSSSLYHHYITRSQFTQNFSVPEKLYNLVADYFLTFRNATVRKYSDRISLMLNAPSNTIENIFKTEILENKSDNGINYFAVETPSLPRLIEAQISQISGLNNTPVAQIASLSHELIGTGSSSSTNYLNGYPAPIVSSGVQYLYGADLQVAYCTDPLYNVTYPTNTVVATILWAGNTSTGQHVGPFNPSNIYDYYNTTIPSGEPHSILHGVPIGGALYPGKSANDDTSGVTLENTLDLEMIGSLAPGSNIYNVYGPSPTEACLNAAFAYILNPNSTEKGLNNVSVISNSWGTPEFNDTAWFEYLQEAQARGITVLASSGDSGDNSASSEYSANSNYTSDFLNFPASMAYNSFGITSVGGTTLTLTGNLHIKSQSAWYEYEKLLTIPVDPIGSVGGISQVFSETSWQRDSEANDVIKGAGLGVPDIASMANNTLMCVTVNGAQSICSVAGTSVASPTEAGIVADINAVLNHYGEKNLGYINPEIYKVANLEFFGNSSIKNVSYSTNSVNQIFLPLEPFYNVHSGGNALYRAAYGYNLVTGWGSINAYNFTEFLLDQNFKNNPVAISGVENMINISSLNFIDEGNGRSVDIEQQYIVSDQLGEPIYNVHGILNLTLDSNSQWSGYILVEAQYTSFQSRNLIKNYEFSDKLKLGLTSFPSHLEMKSILNSTGDMFGTSLIFGINGSFLKIPMPGGAYIIGSENYSYIDPYSSITFPEPPIVSSGGALDPEFGITSDSSGITSVFSIKSDANTSFLLLPFGRNVFVKSNTHILAKKSNLLGGTVNNIDWERTGKDQWFVTYVNGSSDYGITASLESYEVDFVESGLPIDQKWSLDVGNRSFHTDRNFIKVSLINGTYTASPLTIGDQTGSPENYSFTVYGKSIYSLPIEYETNTNETLLREIYTSIPSLKSYVKGNSINNLNLSQTNQDTGTDTAAIDNSLGRMYTIDFRTGTMSILNLTTDVYYNNVQLGKTSEPYDIIYDDYTDQIYIFSMKTGNITFINPSTMSIIYNVTVASLEGKMALMEVMPGTSHFLIFSNQSGFYEINSSSGTVRDIFNVENFDEYSPYYAYSLGNIYTVDTNSNSVVKLNISTGHISNYSLPGDIKPLSIFNSGLNSILFISGVAGKNYQLISFNMSDNSFKIGPYLSGSAIHATFDPLNGLDYIDTSGTTGRIWILNPVNLSLTGSASYIVPDSSGMFPGITAFEQKNQYIYAVNPLTSSVCIYNVQHYYKITFRQIGLPSISEWFLNLSKKTSGPLSTREYLMNLPNGTYIYSGYSNNVNYILFPYESKLIVEGGPEITNLSFEFSYLVTYKETGLPSGLPWYVNVSDLRPSGGISGNSFIIRMPNGTHKYGVASSNKIYAPYYHENSITVSGHPKNVTIGFYLVTFNISFIQNGLSTGTTWEVTDDGYKTIASTTSHIIFSLPNGTYRFNLPNLQYYYNVIGNMSVKINGKNLTEEISYFHFAYISGNLLPPNAILIINGKVIKSVNGAFNVSEEAGYFQLFVRANGYNSFHSDFSLRPGKSRNFEVKLTKIPTLNVYFYLEVYGIIGAIVAAMIVGSVYLAIRKR; this comes from the coding sequence AGGCTATCTAACGGATCTTTCTAATCCTTCCAGTAGTCTTTATCACCACTATATCACAAGAAGCCAGTTTACACAAAACTTCTCTGTTCCTGAGAAGCTATATAATCTGGTTGCAGATTATTTTTTAACCTTTAGGAACGCAACAGTAAGAAAATATTCTGATAGAATTTCTCTTATGTTAAATGCCCCTTCTAATACAATCGAGAATATATTTAAAACAGAAATACTGGAAAATAAGAGTGACAATGGGATCAATTATTTTGCAGTTGAAACACCTTCTCTTCCGCGTTTAATTGAAGCCCAGATTTCTCAGATATCAGGATTAAACAATACACCAGTAGCCCAGATAGCTTCACTCAGTCATGAGTTAATCGGCACAGGTTCTTCCAGTTCAACAAACTATTTGAACGGCTATCCTGCCCCAATTGTGTCCTCTGGAGTGCAGTACCTCTATGGAGCTGATCTTCAGGTTGCATACTGTACAGATCCTCTCTACAACGTAACATATCCTACCAACACAGTGGTTGCCACCATATTATGGGCGGGAAACACCAGTACAGGACAGCATGTTGGGCCTTTCAACCCCTCCAATATTTATGATTATTACAATACTACTATTCCATCTGGTGAGCCTCATTCCATATTACACGGTGTGCCCATAGGAGGAGCGCTTTATCCTGGAAAATCGGCGAACGATGATACTTCAGGAGTTACGCTTGAAAATACACTGGATCTTGAGATGATCGGTAGCCTGGCCCCTGGGTCTAACATCTACAACGTTTACGGTCCATCACCAACTGAAGCCTGCCTGAACGCTGCCTTTGCATACATTCTGAATCCAAATTCCACTGAAAAAGGTCTGAATAATGTTTCCGTTATTTCAAACTCATGGGGTACTCCTGAATTTAATGATACTGCATGGTTTGAATACCTTCAGGAGGCACAGGCAAGGGGAATCACAGTTCTTGCAAGCAGTGGTGACTCGGGGGATAATTCTGCAAGCTCAGAATACAGTGCTAATTCTAACTATACCAGCGATTTCCTAAACTTCCCAGCCTCAATGGCATATAACAGCTTCGGGATTACATCTGTAGGTGGTACAACACTAACGCTGACTGGAAATCTGCATATAAAGAGTCAGTCAGCCTGGTATGAGTACGAAAAATTGCTCACTATTCCTGTTGATCCAATCGGGAGCGTCGGAGGAATAAGTCAGGTTTTCAGTGAAACAAGTTGGCAGAGAGATAGTGAGGCAAACGATGTAATAAAAGGTGCAGGACTAGGTGTACCAGATATCGCTTCGATGGCGAACAACACTCTAATGTGTGTTACAGTAAATGGAGCTCAATCTATTTGTTCTGTTGCAGGAACAAGTGTGGCATCACCAACTGAAGCGGGAATAGTAGCTGATATCAATGCAGTTCTGAATCATTACGGTGAGAAAAACCTTGGATATATCAATCCAGAAATATATAAGGTTGCAAACCTGGAATTTTTTGGGAATTCCAGTATAAAGAATGTATCTTACTCAACCAACAGTGTCAATCAGATTTTCCTTCCTCTTGAACCTTTTTATAACGTCCATTCCGGAGGCAATGCACTTTACAGGGCAGCATATGGATATAATTTAGTAACAGGTTGGGGCTCCATCAACGCGTATAATTTCACGGAATTCCTGCTTGATCAGAACTTCAAGAATAACCCTGTGGCTATTTCGGGGGTTGAAAATATGATTAATATTTCATCCCTTAACTTCATTGATGAAGGGAATGGAAGATCCGTTGATATTGAACAACAGTACATAGTTTCTGATCAACTGGGCGAACCCATATACAATGTACATGGAATATTGAATCTTACACTGGATTCAAATTCCCAGTGGAGTGGATATATTCTCGTTGAAGCACAGTACACCTCATTTCAATCTAGGAATTTAATAAAGAACTACGAGTTTTCAGATAAACTAAAGCTTGGCCTGACATCATTCCCTTCACACCTTGAAATGAAGTCCATCCTGAATTCCACTGGAGATATGTTCGGTACATCCCTAATCTTCGGAATTAATGGAAGCTTTTTAAAAATACCCATGCCTGGTGGCGCATATATAATTGGATCTGAGAATTATAGTTACATTGACCCCTACTCATCGATCACATTCCCAGAACCACCCATAGTTTCATCAGGAGGAGCACTAGATCCAGAATTCGGCATAACTTCAGATTCATCCGGAATCACTTCGGTATTTTCTATTAAATCAGATGCAAACACATCCTTTCTCCTTCTTCCATTCGGCCGTAATGTATTTGTTAAGAGCAACACGCATATTCTAGCTAAAAAAAGTAATCTTTTGGGTGGGACAGTAAATAATATTGACTGGGAAAGAACGGGAAAAGATCAATGGTTCGTCACCTACGTTAACGGTTCAAGCGATTACGGTATTACGGCATCCCTTGAATCATATGAAGTTGATTTCGTGGAGAGCGGTCTACCCATAGACCAGAAGTGGTCATTAGATGTTGGGAATAGATCTTTTCATACAGATAGAAATTTTATTAAAGTATCCCTTATAAATGGTACATATACAGCGTCTCCTTTAACAATCGGTGATCAAACAGGATCCCCGGAAAATTATTCCTTCACTGTGTACGGGAAATCAATTTATTCTCTACCAATAGAGTATGAAACAAATACTAATGAAACTCTGCTTAGAGAAATCTATACTTCAATACCATCACTAAAATCATACGTAAAGGGAAATTCAATTAACAATCTCAATTTAAGCCAAACTAATCAGGATACTGGAACTGACACAGCGGCCATTGATAATTCCCTTGGCAGGATGTATACGATTGATTTTAGAACCGGGACAATGAGTATTCTCAATCTCACTACTGATGTTTATTATAACAATGTGCAACTTGGCAAGACTTCTGAACCTTATGACATTATTTATGATGACTACACTGATCAAATCTATATATTCAGCATGAAAACTGGCAATATCACATTTATAAATCCATCAACTATGAGTATTATATATAATGTTACTGTAGCATCACTTGAGGGAAAAATGGCATTGATGGAAGTCATGCCTGGAACCAGTCATTTTCTCATTTTCAGTAACCAGTCAGGATTCTATGAAATCAACAGCTCATCCGGTACAGTAAGAGATATCTTCAATGTAGAGAATTTTGATGAGTATTCTCCATATTACGCATATTCCTTAGGGAATATATATACAGTAGACACAAATTCAAACAGTGTTGTTAAGCTAAATATTTCAACGGGCCATATATCTAACTACTCTTTGCCTGGAGATATTAAGCCTCTATCCATATTCAACTCTGGTTTGAATTCGATACTTTTCATATCAGGAGTTGCAGGGAAAAATTATCAGTTGATTTCCTTTAACATGTCTGATAATTCATTCAAGATTGGTCCCTATTTATCTGGATCGGCAATTCATGCAACCTTTGACCCCTTAAACGGACTTGATTATATAGATACCTCCGGGACCACAGGTAGAATCTGGATTCTGAACCCGGTCAATCTAAGTCTAACAGGGAGTGCTTCTTACATCGTACCGGATTCTAGTGGCATGTTTCCTGGAATTACTGCATTTGAACAGAAAAATCAGTATATATATGCAGTTAACCCTTTGACTTCCTCAGTGTGTATATACAATGTTCAGCACTATTATAAAATAACTTTCAGACAAATTGGTTTGCCATCTATTTCAGAGTGGTTCCTTAACTTAAGTAAAAAGACATCTGGACCTCTCAGTACGAGAGAATATTTAATGAATCTGCCAAATGGAACATATATCTACTCCGGTTACAGTAATAACGTTAACTACATTCTTTTTCCCTATGAAAGCAAATTGATTGTGGAAGGAGGGCCGGAAATCACCAATCTATCCTTTGAATTTTCATATTTAGTCACATATAAAGAAACGGGGTTGCCCTCTGGACTTCCATGGTATGTAAATGTTTCAGACCTCAGGCCATCAGGTGGAATATCTGGAAATAGCTTCATAATAAGGATGCCAAATGGAACACATAAATATGGTGTGGCCAGTTCAAATAAGATTTACGCTCCGTATTACCATGAGAACAGTATAACAGTTAGTGGACATCCAAAAAATGTTACCATAGGTTTCTACCTCGTAACATTTAATATATCTTTCATACAGAATGGTCTGTCAACTGGCACGACTTGGGAAGTTACAGATGATGGATATAAAACAATTGCATCTACTACTTCTCATATTATTTTCAGTCTTCCTAATGGAACATATAGATTTAACTTACCGAATTTACAGTATTACTACAATGTTATAGGGAATATGTCCGTTAAAATTAATGGAAAAAATCTGACAGAGGAAATAAGTTATTTTCATTTTGCGTATATATCAGGTAATTTACTGCCACCCAATGCAATCTTAATAATTAATGGGAAGGTCATAAAATCAGTAAATGGTGCATTCAATGTGAGCGAGGAGGCTGGATATTTCCAGCTTTTTGTTAGGGCCAATGGCTACAATTCTTTCCATAGTGATTTTTCGCTGAGACCCGGAAAGTCCAGGAATTTTGAAGTGAAATTAACCAAAATTCCAACTCTGAATGTGTATTTTTACCTCGAAGTCTATGGAATTATAGGGGCAATAGTGGCAGCTATGATTGTTGGATCAGTATACCTTGCAATTAGAAAGAGGTGA
- a CDS encoding class I SAM-dependent methyltransferase, whose protein sequence is MEDQEPVFDYIAENYDKTRGNLDEIELNVLLNALKDCQNILEIGAGTGRIMKPLQDHGLDITGVDISKKMLQKASEKGLNHLVIGNATNLPFLDKSFDAVITVHVFHLVNDLDRVFTEASRVSRKYILTFIRERKQIEGKLPNRRGELFNVAREVASRYGYSIEPGEREFTTEQREN, encoded by the coding sequence ATGGAAGATCAGGAACCTGTGTTTGATTACATAGCTGAAAATTATGATAAAACCCGGGGAAACCTTGACGAAATAGAACTTAATGTTCTATTGAATGCGCTAAAGGATTGCCAGAATATCCTTGAGATTGGGGCTGGAACAGGCAGAATAATGAAACCACTGCAGGATCATGGCCTTGATATAACAGGGGTTGATATATCAAAAAAGATGCTTCAAAAAGCCAGTGAGAAGGGATTGAATCATTTGGTAATAGGCAATGCAACAAATCTGCCGTTTCTGGATAAATCTTTTGATGCTGTGATAACAGTACACGTTTTCCATTTAGTTAACGATCTCGATAGAGTATTCACGGAAGCTTCCAGAGTTTCCAGAAAGTATATCCTCACATTTATCAGGGAAAGAAAACAGATAGAAGGTAAATTACCCAACAGGAGAGGTGAATTGTTTAATGTTGCTAGGGAAGTTGCCAGTAGATATGGGTATAGTATAGAACCGGGAGAGAGAGAATTCACAACCGAACAGAGGGAGAACTAA
- a CDS encoding NAD(P)/FAD-dependent oxidoreductase, with protein sequence MSISSGETVIIGAGSTGTSIAYSMIRSGMKVNLVDMNGVASGNTGKSSGLVRSHYSNETVARMAKFSHEVLSNFSEIGYSGYTKTGMVYAFPEADIQSEKMNVEMLKRIGVEIGEIGSDRLKSFYDPINMENFDYITFEPESGYADPVATSNSFASRAGELGATININKKAKKIKKDESGTRVYFSDGTERVYDRVVMATNIWTNKLLRDSGVDESDLLPINASRHNVIYLRRPHLYAGPKPVLWDMAQLSYYKMEGDTITAVGSLDPELDKIQTDSEEEIFDEASEEFMEKYLGNISRRLPYMENAEYISTVSGRYDMTPDGEPIIDELFHLGLGDVYVCAGLSGHGFKLSPAIGNIVSDMIQGKKSRDCMFDWEIFNRKRFRDGRLIGRNHKDIGTLY encoded by the coding sequence GTGTCTATTAGTTCAGGAGAAACAGTAATCATTGGAGCTGGAAGTACTGGCACCAGCATTGCCTACTCAATGATCAGGAGTGGAATGAAGGTAAACCTTGTAGATATGAACGGCGTTGCAAGCGGTAACACAGGTAAATCCAGTGGCCTAGTAAGAAGTCATTATAGTAATGAAACTGTGGCCAGGATGGCAAAATTCTCCCACGAGGTACTTAGTAATTTCTCTGAGATTGGTTATTCAGGATATACCAAAACAGGGATGGTATATGCATTTCCAGAAGCAGATATACAGTCTGAGAAAATGAATGTGGAAATGCTAAAAAGAATTGGAGTTGAAATTGGAGAGATTGGGAGTGATAGACTTAAATCATTTTATGATCCAATAAATATGGAAAATTTTGATTACATTACCTTTGAACCCGAAAGCGGTTACGCTGATCCTGTCGCAACATCAAATTCATTCGCTTCCAGAGCAGGGGAACTCGGTGCCACAATTAATATCAATAAAAAAGCGAAGAAGATTAAAAAAGATGAGAGTGGTACAAGAGTTTATTTTTCAGACGGAACGGAAAGAGTATATGATCGTGTAGTTATGGCAACGAATATCTGGACCAATAAATTACTCAGAGATTCAGGTGTAGATGAAAGTGATCTATTACCAATTAATGCATCAAGGCATAATGTGATTTATTTGAGAAGACCTCATTTATATGCAGGTCCAAAACCAGTTCTCTGGGATATGGCCCAGCTTTCCTATTACAAGATGGAAGGAGACACTATAACTGCAGTTGGAAGCCTTGACCCAGAACTTGATAAGATTCAGACAGACAGTGAAGAAGAGATATTTGACGAAGCAAGTGAGGAGTTCATGGAAAAATATCTGGGAAATATATCCAGGAGATTGCCTTATATGGAAAACGCAGAATATATATCAACTGTGAGTGGAAGATACGACATGACGCCAGATGGAGAACCCATTATTGACGAGTTGTTTCATCTTGGGTTAGGTGATGTTTACGTTTGTGCTGGTTTAAGCGGACATGGATTCAAACTATCCCCTGCCATTGGAAACATTGTGTCAGATATGATTCAGGGAAAGAAATCCAGAGATTGCATGTTTGACTGGGAAATATTTAACCGGAAAAGATTCAGAGATGGAAGACTCATAGGTAGAAATCATAAGGATATAGGCACTTTATACTGA
- a CDS encoding DUF981 family protein, with protein MFIDDLAFELLTMSLAALMILYMTLGIYVGYRRNGDKDIEGHLKPGMAPLTLLGVVMLALGLYGEFVWPLPGAFNILYYDMYTLVAIVVLAFAITIRLGYKMQYVGLFAAYSGVMAIYYGFRAYQLSLIGSTTLELFLMFVAFGATGIMSYPVTLIIDRIPQRGNPKWIGWTIILVIFWIAVLGAMIASGYIGFDAVFSHLASPP; from the coding sequence ATGTTCATAGATGATTTGGCTTTTGAGCTTCTTACGATGTCTCTGGCTGCATTGATGATACTGTATATGACATTGGGCATATATGTGGGATACAGAAGGAATGGTGATAAGGATATTGAGGGTCATCTGAAACCTGGTATGGCACCACTCACACTTCTTGGTGTAGTGATGCTTGCTCTTGGTCTATACGGTGAATTTGTATGGCCACTTCCAGGGGCATTCAACATACTGTACTATGATATGTATACACTGGTAGCAATAGTAGTGCTTGCCTTTGCAATCACTATCCGTCTTGGATACAAGATGCAATATGTTGGACTGTTTGCAGCCTATTCAGGTGTGATGGCCATATATTACGGTTTCAGGGCATATCAGCTCAGTTTGATAGGTTCGACCACATTGGAACTTTTCCTGATGTTTGTTGCATTCGGTGCAACCGGTATAATGTCTTACCCAGTTACATTAATAATAGATAGAATACCGCAGAGAGGAAACCCCAAGTGGATCGGCTGGACTATAATACTGGTGATTTTCTGGATAGCTGTGCTCGGTGCAATGATAGCATCAGGATACATAGGATTTGATGCAGTCTTTTCACACCTGGCTTCTCCCCCATAG
- a CDS encoding transposase, producing the protein MPHSIRVIDTNRRRGIRSDRLTMNRMIGIDLRKEYSSLYSLRWEIERTFSILEEILHCENMWYTNNRSYDHAVGFKITAYNLMVISNILSGERPRKIKRIVSC; encoded by the coding sequence ATGCCACATTCTATAAGGGTAATTGATACCAATAGAAGAAGAGGCATCAGATCTGATAGATTAACCATGAACAGAATGATAGGAATAGATCTCAGAAAGGAATATTCTTCCCTTTATTCCTTAAGATGGGAAATAGAAAGAACATTTTCCATCTTAGAGGAAATATTACACTGTGAGAATATGTGGTATACGAATAACAGATCATATGATCATGCAGTTGGTTTTAAGATCACTGCATACAATCTCATGGTAATATCAAACATATTATCAGGAGAAAGGCCAAGGAAGATTAAGAGAATCGTCAGTTGTTGA
- a CDS encoding MFS transporter, with amino-acid sequence MKRKGYSRNFKLSIAGQSIDNISSSMMLVLFPWIVLSITNSSFLTGLELAISDLPLSASFLVGYYLTKLKRKKTIEV; translated from the coding sequence ATGAAAAGGAAAGGATACTCCAGAAACTTTAAACTTTCCATTGCGGGCCAAAGTATAGATAATATTTCAAGTAGCATGATGTTGGTGCTATTCCCATGGATAGTTCTTTCCATAACCAATTCTTCCTTCCTTACTGGCCTTGAACTTGCTATATCTGATCTGCCTCTTTCGGCTAGTTTTCTCGTCGGGTATTACCTGACAAAGTTGAAGAGGAAGAAAACAATTGAAGTCTGA
- a CDS encoding MFS transporter has translation MLLFIFVVFLTGDKFYELISIFIGFFVTSWTEDISTQIGGYWSKEFMDEDQYQSGISLSKFLNMLSILVSYVMAGLFIAIGIDLAFPLLILGYAVSTIIRSFIKPKSEEAQEEQPHSFKGGISYVWKNKILRYLMIRNLLTSLAFGGFLVVIEVLVKFRYAGSPFVLTVLLVGGMIGGVVGSKLGSNVKGNPRRVIGVLTAAYIPIVIFIPFSPSYIFIIPDLFLLMFTSQIDGVVFSTLFFKATPKDYMLQVRGVHNTFSLFPAVVSSVILGAIIQFISLDWAFYATAILVVGQILVIWKAKEIGDVNMEEQN, from the coding sequence ATACTTTTATTTATTTTCGTGGTGTTTCTCACAGGAGATAAGTTCTATGAACTTATTTCCATATTCATTGGATTCTTCGTCACTTCATGGACTGAGGACATAAGCACACAAATAGGTGGCTACTGGAGTAAGGAATTTATGGATGAGGATCAGTACCAGAGCGGAATTTCTCTATCAAAGTTTCTCAATATGCTTAGTATTTTAGTCAGTTATGTTATGGCCGGATTATTTATAGCTATAGGCATCGATCTGGCCTTTCCTTTGTTGATATTAGGTTATGCAGTCTCCACAATTATCAGGTCATTTATAAAGCCGAAGTCAGAGGAGGCACAGGAGGAACAGCCTCATTCGTTTAAAGGGGGCATTTCATACGTCTGGAAAAACAAGATCCTGAGGTACCTGATGATTCGAAATCTGCTGACCAGCCTGGCATTTGGTGGCTTCCTGGTAGTAATAGAGGTCCTTGTGAAATTTAGATACGCCGGTTCCCCCTTCGTACTTACGGTATTGCTGGTTGGTGGCATGATTGGCGGTGTGGTAGGGAGTAAACTGGGCAGCAATGTAAAGGGAAATCCCAGGAGAGTAATAGGGGTGTTAACAGCTGCATACATACCCATAGTAATTTTCATTCCTTTCAGCCCATCCTACATTTTCATAATTCCTGATTTATTCCTATTAATGTTTACCTCCCAAATAGATGGTGTAGTATTCAGCACGCTTTTTTTTAAAGCCACTCCAAAGGACTATATGCTTCAGGTACGTGGAGTACATAACACTTTCTCGCTTTTTCCAGCCGTAGTTTCAAGCGTTATACTGGGTGCGATAATACAGTTCATTTCCCTGGATTGGGCATTCTATGCTACTGCTATCCTAGTCGTCGGACAAATATTGGTGATCTGGAAAGCTAAAGAAATTGGAGACGTTAATATGGAGGAACAAAACTAG
- a CDS encoding DUF1059 domain-containing protein, translating to MAKYKFACADIGMECGFKTDAKSKEELMPKIVEHAKTAHNITEITPDLQKKVEGAIKKSMF from the coding sequence ATGGCGAAATATAAATTTGCATGTGCAGATATAGGAATGGAATGCGGCTTCAAAACAGACGCAAAGTCAAAGGAAGAGTTAATGCCAAAAATTGTTGAGCATGCCAAAACTGCTCATAACATAACAGAAATAACACCTGACCTTCAGAAGAAAGTGGAAGGCGCAATAAAAAAGTCAATGTTCTAA
- a CDS encoding TIGR00269 family protein: MKCSKCEQTAVFESKPTGSSLCKFHFVESVERRFKQEIRRQVHFNNGNTTIGVAISGGKDSSVLLYLLWKTMQKKKNVVLKAFTIDEGIEGYRSEGLKTAEKLCNKLGISHEVITFSGSFNTEMDQVVRSGNLQGSPCAYCGPMRRDLMNRMSEEFNADYVALGINLDDYSQSIMMNVLRGDYEKMLRMAPHKNRIQGLVPRIIPLRKIYEKEVKLYAILEGIEHDMGWCPYAMEAQRNKVRSLLNSIEENSPGTKLAIEGFLEKLQKHEIKQEEIILTEKCLICGNPSNGPYCQSCIRNGKAKSNKLSI; encoded by the coding sequence ATGAAATGCTCAAAGTGTGAACAAACTGCGGTTTTTGAAAGTAAACCAACAGGATCTTCTCTATGCAAATTTCATTTCGTAGAAAGTGTAGAGCGAAGGTTCAAGCAGGAGATACGCAGGCAGGTGCATTTCAACAATGGAAATACAACAATAGGAGTTGCCATATCGGGTGGAAAGGATAGTTCCGTTCTACTATATCTCTTATGGAAAACAATGCAAAAGAAAAAAAATGTTGTTCTTAAGGCATTTACCATAGATGAGGGTATAGAAGGTTACAGAAGTGAGGGTCTTAAAACAGCAGAGAAACTCTGCAATAAGCTTGGAATCTCGCATGAGGTTATTACATTTAGTGGCAGTTTTAACACAGAAATGGATCAGGTTGTAAGATCTGGAAATCTTCAGGGTTCACCATGTGCGTATTGTGGCCCTATGAGAAGGGATTTAATGAACAGGATGTCTGAGGAATTTAATGCAGATTACGTGGCTCTTGGGATAAACCTTGATGATTATTCTCAAAGCATAATGATGAATGTACTCAGGGGGGATTATGAAAAAATGCTAAGGATGGCTCCACACAAAAACAGAATCCAGGGACTGGTACCAAGGATAATACCACTCAGGAAAATATATGAAAAGGAGGTTAAGCTATATGCCATACTTGAAGGCATAGAGCACGACATGGGATGGTGTCCATATGCAATGGAAGCACAGAGAAATAAGGTAAGGTCACTTCTCAACTCAATAGAGGAGAATAGTCCTGGAACTAAGCTAGCCATAGAGGGTTTTCTAGAGAAACTTCAGAAACATGAAATAAAGCAAGAAGAAATAATTTTAACAGAGAAATGCCTGATATGCGGTAATCCATCAAACGGACCTTACTGCCAAAGTTGCATAAGAAATGGAAAAGCCAAAAGCAATAAATTAAGCATCTAA